The window TAGAGGAGGAGAAAGGTGGAGGCTGGGAGGACGGGACGGAGTTGCTGAGTGGCGCGTTGGAGTTGGAAGAATTCTGGACGGCAGAGGGATTGTGGGATTTGAGCGAGGGCAGCGTCCCACTCATCATCATGCCTCCTCCGCCCCCTCCACTCTCTTTCGGGAAGCAGTTGTGCAGCTGGTATAGCGTGGCGCGGTCCACCGTGCCGTACAGCGGAGGGGCGCCCAGCCCTCCCAAACCACCCAGTTTGGGGTCTCGGGAGAGGGTGTAAAGGGAAATATCGCCCCCTGGCAGAGCGGAGCGGGAGTGAGGGTTGGGTAGAGTGGACACAGAGATGGGCCCCTGGGAGAGTAAAGCAGATGGGGGCATTCCGAAGTTCTTCCCCCCCGGTGGGCCGCCCACGGGAGAGGGGTCTCGTGAGCGCGAGGGGTCTGTGGATCGAGAGCTGGAACGTGATCTGCGGCGGAAGCGGTAGCTCGGGAGCCGTAGCATGGCGTGAGTGGTGCTCTTAAAGATATCGGTGCGAGAGCGACAGCGGAGCTCCTTGTTCTTCTCGATGTAGATGTTTACCGCCAACACGCCCACCATCTCAGCCAGGATGAAGGACAGCCCGCCGAAGTAGAAGGACCAGCCGTAGGAGTACTGCCATTTCTTATCCTCATCCTTCTTTGGGGAAATGTCACCCAGAGCGGCAGAAATGTACACTATCACACCAATGATGTTACTCAGGCCTAAAGATCAATGATCAAAAACATGCCAACTGATCAAAACTCTCAGAATAAAAAAGATTCTGAAGCATTCACAGTCCAATCTGGCAATTAGGTTTTATCagataaaatgttttacatttcacAGTAATATTCTGTAcggacaaacaaataaagactttttgtaatattgtatttagcattttataGCATTTTGTGGTGTTTTCTGTTGTCAGTGTATACTGGACATACAGTGGGATCCAAATGTATTAGACCATTAGCGCAAAAGCTTCTATTTAGCGTTTTTCAGATTTTGGGGGGGGgataaaaatatgcatttatatatcaCCGTATCATTgaaatttactgaaaatgttacaaaaaattgaCATGAATTttagatggaaaaaaatatatcaaaataatttgtaatataattaaattttatatgcattatatTGCATTCTAGATACACATTTAATTATaagatacatatttttttttatttatgtgtttggc is drawn from Onychostoma macrolepis isolate SWU-2019 chromosome 16, ASM1243209v1, whole genome shotgun sequence and contains these coding sequences:
- the cacng8b gene encoding voltage-dependent calcium channel gamma-4 subunit isoform X1 yields the protein MVCEKGIQILLTIVGAFASFGLMTVAIGTDYWLYSRALICNSTANNTQEDPHNKEKKDPGALTHSGLWRICCLEGVKRGVCSQINHFPEDADFDHDGAEYVLRVVRASNIFPILSAILLLMGGVCIAASRFYKSKRNIVLGAGILFVAAGLSNIIGVIVYISAALGDISPKKDEDKKWQYSYGWSFYFGGLSFILAEMVGVLAVNIYIEKNKELRCRSRTDIFKSTTHAMLRLPSYRFRRRSRSSSRSTDPSRSRDPSPVGGPPGGKNFGMPPSALLSQGPISVSTLPNPHSRSALPGGDISLYTLSRDPKLGGLGGLGAPPLYGTVDRATLYQLHNCFPKESGGGGGGMMMSGTLPSLKSHNPSAVQNSSNSNAPLSNSVPSSQPPPFSSSTVERERGMGTLDRLGKGDRESNSNTLNRKTTPV
- the cacng8b gene encoding voltage-dependent calcium channel gamma-8 subunit isoform X2, encoding MMSSQCVSLSVCTGAGVKRGVCSQINHFPEDADFDHDGAEYVLRVVRASNIFPILSAILLLMGGVCIAASRFYKSKRNIVLGAGILFVAAGLSNIIGVIVYISAALGDISPKKDEDKKWQYSYGWSFYFGGLSFILAEMVGVLAVNIYIEKNKELRCRSRTDIFKSTTHAMLRLPSYRFRRRSRSSSRSTDPSRSRDPSPVGGPPGGKNFGMPPSALLSQGPISVSTLPNPHSRSALPGGDISLYTLSRDPKLGGLGGLGAPPLYGTVDRATLYQLHNCFPKESGGGGGGMMMSGTLPSLKSHNPSAVQNSSNSNAPLSNSVPSSQPPPFSSSTVERERGMGTLDRLGKGDRESNSNTLNRKTTPV